The Pedococcus aerophilus nucleotide sequence CTCGCGCTGGTACTCGACCAGCGGGTCGCGCTGGGCCATGGCGCGCAGGCCGATGCCCTCCTGGAGGTAGTCCATCTCGTAGAGGTGCTCGCGCCACTTGCGGTCCAGGACCGACAGGACGACGCGCCGCTCGACCTCGCGCATGACCTCTTCGCCGAGCTGCTCCTCGCGCTGGTCGTACGCGTGGTGGGCGTCGGAGGTGATCTGCTCGCGCAGGAAGTCCGCGCTCAGCGCACCGCGGCCACCGGCGGCCTCGATCACCTCGTCGGGGGTGACCGACACCGGGTACAGCGTCTTCAGGGCGGTCCACAGGCGGTCGAGGTCCCAGTCGTCCGAGAAGCCCTCGGCCGTCTCGGCGTCGACGTACCCACCGACGACGTCGTTGATGAAGTGGCGGATCTGCTCGTGCAGGTCCTCGCCCTCGAGGACGCGTCGACGCTCGTCGTAGATGACCGTGCGCTGGCGGTTGAGGACGTCGTCGTACTTGAGGACGTTCTTGCGGATCTCGAAGTTGCGGCCCTCGACCTGGCCCTGCGCGCTCTGGATCGAGCGGCTGACCATCTTGGACTCGATCGGCACCTCGTCGTCCATCTTGGCCGTCGTCATGAACCGGTCCACCATGGCGGCGTTGAACAGGCGCATCAGGTCGTCCTGGAGCGACAGGTAGAACCGGGACTCGCCCGGGTCGCCCTGACGGCCGGAGCGACCACGGAGCTGGTTGTCGATGCGGCGCGACTCGTGGCGCTCGGTGCCCAGCACGTAGAGACCACCGAGCTCGGTGACCTCGTCGTGCTCGGCCTGGACGGCGGCCTCGGCCTTGGCCAGCGCGTCCTCCCAGGCGGCCTCGTACTCCTCGGGCGTCTCGGTCGGGTCGAGGCCCTGCTGCTTGAGGGTGGCGACGGCCATGAACTCGGGGTTTCCCCCGAGCATGATGTCGGTTCCGCGACCGGCCATGTTGGTGGCGACGGTCACCGCGCCCTTGCGGCCGGCCTGGGCCACGATCGCAGCCTCGCGCTCGTGCTGCTTGGCGTTGAGGACCTCGTGCGGCACCCCGCGGCGACGCAGCTGGTCGGAGAGGTACTCGCTCTTCTCGACCGAGACGGTGCCGACGAGGACCGGCTGGCCCTGCTCGTAGCGCTCGACGAGGTCGTCGACGACGGCGTTGTACTTGGCCTCCTCCGTGCGGTAGACGAGGTCGGCCTGGTCCTTGCGGACCATGGGGCGGTTCGTCGGGATCGGCACGACGCCCAGCTTGTAGATCGAGTTGAGCTCGGCGGCCTCGGTCTGGGCCGTACCCGTCATGCCGGAGAGCTTGTCGTACATGCGGAAGTAGTTCTGCAGGGTGATCGTGGCCAGCGTCTGGTTCTCGTTCTGGATCTCGACGCCCTCCTTCGCCTCGATCGCCTGGTGCATCCCCTCGTTGTAGCGACGCCCGGCGAGCATGCGGCCGGTGTGCTCGTCGACGATGAGGATCTCGCCGTTGAGGTTGACGTAGTCCTTGTCCCGCTTGAACAGCTCCTTCGCCTTGATGGCGTTGTTGAGGTAGCCGATGAGCGGGGTGTTGACGGACTCGTAGAGGTTGTCGATGCCGAGGTAGTCCTCGACCTTGGCGATGCCGGCCTCGAGCACGCCGACGGTCTTCTTCTTCTCGTCGACCTCGTAGTCGCCCTCGCCGGACTCCAGCTCGCCGCGGGTCAGGCGCTGGGCGATCTTGGAGAACTCGGTGTACCACTTGGTGGCGGCGTCGGCCGGACCGCTGATGATGAGCGGCGTGCGCGCCTCGTCGATGAGGATGGAGTCGACCTCGTCGACGATCGCGAAGTTGTGGCCGCGCTGCACGAGCTCGTCCATGGACCACGCCATGTTGTCGCGCAGGTAGTCGAAGCCGAACTCGTTGTTGGTGCCGTACGTGATGTCCTTGGCGTACTCGACGCGGCGCTCGGCCGGCGTCATCGACGCGAGGATCACGCCGGTCTCGAGGCCGAGCATGCGGTGCACGCGGCCCATGAGCTCGGACTGGTACTCGGCGAGGTAGTCGTTGACCGTGATGACGTGCACGCCCTTGCCCTCGAGGGCGTTGAGGTAGGACGGCAGGGTCGCGACGAGGGTCTTGCCCTCACCGGTCTTCATCTCGGCGACGTTGCCCAGGTGCAGCGCGGCACCACCCATGATCTGGACGTCGAAGTGGCGCTTGCCGAGCGTGCGACGGGACGCTTCGCGGACCGCGGCGAAGGCCTCGGGGAGGATGTCGTCGAGCGTCTCGCCGTCCGCGAGTCGCTTGCGGAACACATCGGTCTCACCACGGAGCTCGGCGTCGCTGAGCTTGGTGAGGTCCTCCTCGATGGAGTTCACCTGGGCGGCGATGCCGTGCAGCTTCTTGACGATGCGGCCTTCACCGGCGCGCAACAGTCGTTCGACGATCTTGGACACGCAATATCTCCTGAAGTTTCTGATCTCCTGCTGTGCAGGGACGATCGCAGCCGTCGTCATCCGGGTGGCAACGGCCCGACCTAGGCTAGTCGAGTCGATGCGCGTCCGTGGACCCGCGGCACGGGGAATGCTCCCCGGTCGCCGAACGCGCCGGGTGTCGCGGCGGTTCCACCCGTCGCGGGATCCTCGTCAGGGGGCCACGAGGTCCTGGTAGTCGGGGTGGCGCTCGATCCATGCGGCGATGAACGGGCAGGTCGCCACGACGTCGTGCTCACCGCGGGCCCGCACGTCGTCCAGGGCGCCGCGGGCGAGGGCCCCGCCGACACCTTGGCCCTCGAAGGCGTCGTCGACCTCGGTGTGGGTGAAGACCTGGTGCCCGTGGGCGATCCGGTATGCCGCGAAGCCGGCGAGCGCGCCGTCGACGTGCGCCTCGTACCGGCTCTTCTCGGGGTGGTGGGTGACCACGACGTCTGCCATGACGCCACCCAAGCACGCTCACGCGACGCTGGCGACCTCGGCCTGCTCGCCCTCGGCGTTCCACGGACCGCGCTCGGGGGACCTCGAGATCGCCAGGCAGGCCATCGCCGCGAAGAGGCAGAGGCCACCGGCCGTGAGCCACGCGGTGTAGTAGTCGCCCGTGCTCTGCCGCACCCACCCGGCGTAGGAGGCGGCGACGCCCGCACCGACCATGTGCGCCGCGAACACCCAGCCGAACACCATGCTCGACCGCTGCACGCCGAAGTGCCTGCGGCACAACGCGATCGTCGGCGGGACGGTCGCGACCCAGTCGAGGCCGTAGAAGACGATGAACACGAACAGGCTCGGTGCGATGTCCGGACCCAGCAGCGCGGGCACGAACAGCAGGGAGAGCCCGCGCAGCCCGTAGTACCCGAACAGCAGGAACCGCGGGTCGACCCGGTCGGTCAACCAGCCCGAGGCGATGGTGCCGACGAGGTCGAAGACCCCGACGAGCGCGAGCAGGCCGGCTGCCGTCGTCTGCGGCATCCCGTGGTCGTGGGCGGCGGGGATGAAGTGCGTGCCGATCAGCCCGTTCGTCGACCAGCCGCAGATCCAGAACGTCCCGAACAAGATCCAGAACGTCCGCGACCGCACGCTCTCCCGGAGCGTGCGCACCGCGAGCGTGGCCGGCCCCGCATGCGTCCCCGTATGGCGCGTGGGCGCCTCGTCGAGCGCCTCACCGGGCGCGGCGCCATACGGACGCAGGCCCAGGTCGACCGGGCGGTCGCGCACGACCAGCAGCACCAGGGGCACGAGGAGGACGGCGGCCACGGACACGACGAGAGCCGCCCAGCGCCAGCCGGGACCGGCGGCGAGCGCTGCGATGCCGGGGAGGAAGACGAACTGCCCCGCGGCGCCGGCGGCGGAGAAGACGCCGGTGACGAGGCCACGGCGGGACTCGACGAACCAGCGGTTGGCGACGACGGAACCGAGGACGAGGGCCATCGCCCCCGTCCCGACACCGACCGCGACGCCCCAGAGCAGCCACAGCTGCCACGGCGAGGTCATCACCACGGTGAGCCCGCTGCCGGCAGCGACGAGGAGCAGTGCCAGGGCCACGACCCGGCGGATGCCGAAGCGTTCCATCAGGGCGGCGGCGAACGGTGCGGTGAGGCCGTAGATGACGAGGTTGGCCGTCACGGCACCCGAGGTCGTCGCCCGGGACCAGCCGAACTCGGACTCCAGGGGTTCGAGCAGCGCGCCGGTCGAGGAGCGGAAGCCCGCCGCCGACACGAGCGCGGCCAGGACCACCGCGGTGACCCACCACGCCCGGTGGATGCGCGGCGTGCGGGTCGGGGCCGGCGTCCGGTCCGTGGCAGGAATCGTCACCCACGCAGACTAAGTGCCAGCCCTCGCGACGAACAGCACGATCTCGTCAACAGCCACCCGGATCCCGCCAGGGCTCAGCCGGCACCCACGACCTCGCCGAGGCCGAGCCACCGCGCCATCAGCGAGAGCTCCTCGGCGAGGGCCGGACGGGCCTCGCTCGGCGCCCCCGGTTCCCAGTGCAGCGACTGGACCCGGAGCACCCCGGCCGCGCGGTCCGCCTTGAGGTCGCAGCGGGCGACGAGCTCGTCGCCGAACAGGAACGGCAGCACGTAGTAGCCGTGCACGCGCTCGGGCGCCGGCACGTAGATCTCGAGCCGGTAGTCGAAGCCGAAGAGTGCCGCCGTGCGGTCGCGCTGCCAGATCAACGAGTCGAACGGGCTGAGCAGGGCCTGCGCCTGCACGCGTCGAGGTCGTCGCGCCTCGGGGTGCAGGTAGGCGGGACGCCTCCACCCCTCGATCGTCGCGGGCACGAGCTGCCCCTCGGCCACGAGCGAGGCCAGGGCCGGGCGGGCCTGCTCGGGCTTGAGCCGGAAGTAGTCGCGCAGGCACTGTTCGGTGCCGACCCCGTGGGCTCGCGCAGCGATCATCATCAGCTCGCGGAAGGCCTGGTCGTGGGGAGGTCGCCGAACGGGGTCCACGGCAACCGTGGCCACCTCGCGGGGCAGCACCCGCTCGAGCGAGGCGTAGCGACGCTCGAACTGCGACGTCCGCCCGGCCGAGGTGATCTCCCCTGCCCAGAACAGGTGCTCGAGGGCGCTCTTGACCAGCGACCAGTTCCAGCCCCAGTGCTCACGACCCCGGGGGAGGTCGTGCT carries:
- the secA gene encoding preprotein translocase subunit SecA, which gives rise to MSKIVERLLRAGEGRIVKKLHGIAAQVNSIEEDLTKLSDAELRGETDVFRKRLADGETLDDILPEAFAAVREASRRTLGKRHFDVQIMGGAALHLGNVAEMKTGEGKTLVATLPSYLNALEGKGVHVITVNDYLAEYQSELMGRVHRMLGLETGVILASMTPAERRVEYAKDITYGTNNEFGFDYLRDNMAWSMDELVQRGHNFAIVDEVDSILIDEARTPLIISGPADAATKWYTEFSKIAQRLTRGELESGEGDYEVDEKKKTVGVLEAGIAKVEDYLGIDNLYESVNTPLIGYLNNAIKAKELFKRDKDYVNLNGEILIVDEHTGRMLAGRRYNEGMHQAIEAKEGVEIQNENQTLATITLQNYFRMYDKLSGMTGTAQTEAAELNSIYKLGVVPIPTNRPMVRKDQADLVYRTEEAKYNAVVDDLVERYEQGQPVLVGTVSVEKSEYLSDQLRRRGVPHEVLNAKQHEREAAIVAQAGRKGAVTVATNMAGRGTDIMLGGNPEFMAVATLKQQGLDPTETPEEYEAAWEDALAKAEAAVQAEHDEVTELGGLYVLGTERHESRRIDNQLRGRSGRQGDPGESRFYLSLQDDLMRLFNAAMVDRFMTTAKMDDEVPIESKMVSRSIQSAQGQVEGRNFEIRKNVLKYDDVLNRQRTVIYDERRRVLEGEDLHEQIRHFINDVVGGYVDAETAEGFSDDWDLDRLWTALKTLYPVSVTPDEVIEAAGGRGALSADFLREQITSDAHHAYDQREEQLGEEVMREVERRVVLSVLDRKWREHLYEMDYLQEGIGLRAMAQRDPLVEYQREGFQLFEAMNESIKEESVGYLFNVQVDVDQPGQQAPAVQPMSVSDMLGGANLAGDDHAGHDHAGHDHAGHDHDHDHAGHDHAGHDQDGVEAVPVPAAGAGDASDEQGTERAPVSFRAKGLEQPVRRTQDLQYSAPTETGEVEQRGGSVDDQLTPEQLAGASKNGPCPCGSGKKFKMCHGKA
- a CDS encoding GNAT family N-acetyltransferase produces the protein MADVVVTHHPEKSRYEAHVDGALAGFAAYRIAHGHQVFTHTEVDDAFEGQGVGGALARGALDDVRARGEHDVVATCPFIAAWIERHPDYQDLVAP
- a CDS encoding MFS transporter; translation: MTIPATDRTPAPTRTPRIHRAWWVTAVVLAALVSAAGFRSSTGALLEPLESEFGWSRATTSGAVTANLVIYGLTAPFAAALMERFGIRRVVALALLLVAAGSGLTVVMTSPWQLWLLWGVAVGVGTGAMALVLGSVVANRWFVESRRGLVTGVFSAAGAAGQFVFLPGIAALAAGPGWRWAALVVSVAAVLLVPLVLLVVRDRPVDLGLRPYGAAPGEALDEAPTRHTGTHAGPATLAVRTLRESVRSRTFWILFGTFWICGWSTNGLIGTHFIPAAHDHGMPQTTAAGLLALVGVFDLVGTIASGWLTDRVDPRFLLFGYYGLRGLSLLFVPALLGPDIAPSLFVFIVFYGLDWVATVPPTIALCRRHFGVQRSSMVFGWVFAAHMVGAGVAASYAGWVRQSTGDYYTAWLTAGGLCLFAAMACLAISRSPERGPWNAEGEQAEVASVA
- a CDS encoding winged helix-turn-helix domain-containing protein: MTLPEPVRLSRSQARRIALAAQGFLDPRPAPGTATMRHLQRVVDRVQIVQIDSVNVVTRSQYLPFFSRLGDYDTTLLDRARDRAPRRLVEYWAHEASLVPPSTWPLLDFRMQRAHADAWGGMQRVAREHPGLVAAVKAEVVAGGPLTSRQVEAALEHDLPRGREHWGWNWSLVKSALEHLFWAGEITSAGRTSQFERRYASLERVLPREVATVAVDPVRRPPHDQAFRELMMIAARAHGVGTEQCLRDYFRLKPEQARPALASLVAEGQLVPATIEGWRRPAYLHPEARRPRRVQAQALLSPFDSLIWQRDRTAALFGFDYRLEIYVPAPERVHGYYVLPFLFGDELVARCDLKADRAAGVLRVQSLHWEPGAPSEARPALAEELSLMARWLGLGEVVGAG